In Planctomycetaceae bacterium, the following are encoded in one genomic region:
- a CDS encoding flagellar biosynthetic protein FliO, whose translation MTPPENAAAIRSAVRDATPAIALRSNKFAWRHVSQAVALMLVAIVLASRASVCSGHQAAERHPSHMISARQDSSANSALRNASAETASLATASLATDGDNASPFIDLRQQPVQTKAAASSATPEINSDLFVGLGVWTVIVLCLCVLTVLGIRQWQRGRGMLPAGNSNSRVLETVSLGPNRMVSLVSLGDVRAIVGCDAAGIRSIVLAPPRFEEEIEAADQSIETT comes from the coding sequence ATGACACCGCCGGAAAACGCCGCAGCGATTCGTTCAGCGGTCCGCGACGCGACACCGGCCATCGCGCTGCGCTCGAACAAATTCGCCTGGCGACATGTTTCACAAGCCGTCGCACTGATGCTGGTCGCGATCGTACTCGCTTCGCGCGCGTCGGTGTGTTCGGGACACCAGGCGGCGGAACGACACCCGTCACACATGATTTCCGCGCGGCAGGATTCTTCCGCGAATTCTGCACTGAGGAATGCTTCAGCGGAGACCGCGTCACTGGCGACCGCGTCACTGGCGACGGACGGCGACAATGCATCACCATTCATCGATCTTCGGCAGCAGCCGGTTCAGACGAAAGCAGCAGCGTCCTCCGCGACGCCGGAAATCAACAGCGACCTGTTCGTGGGACTCGGTGTCTGGACGGTAATCGTGCTGTGTCTTTGCGTGCTGACCGTTCTGGGAATCCGCCAGTGGCAGCGCGGACGAGGAATGCTGCCGGCGGGCAACAGCAATTCGCGAGTCCTGGAAACGGTGTCGCTGGGCCCGAATCGCATGGTTTCGCTGGTGTCTCTGGGCGACGTGCGAGCGATCGTGGGCTGCGACGCCGCCGGCATCCGCAGCATCGTGCTGGCACCGCCGCGGTTTGAAGAGGAAATCGAAG
- a CDS encoding FliM/FliN family flagellar motor switch protein, whose amino-acid sequence MMTTTPAFSNCDFSEPRRLTGGANRALKSWQTSVCALLLENWQGLLGSNLQIALGRIDSATATRAIRALPDPGFAARLTIGASRFDSLFVFSARMVLTLLHDMLGTQTEDWPEIRPMTAVETSMVELLFGEVARSIGQAWPEVQPLECELHSVISRPIRCRLYGPDDILVRTRITMTTAFGEEEAIWLMPQTGLDSIGIRDSTGLAGEHDTPLPAPQLKALAKLMPAQLVVSLGRATLTLAEMNSLKVGDYLPLDQAVYQPLEARVDGRLQWIGNPCRLGGRQGFQIIAANNG is encoded by the coding sequence ATGATGACCACGACACCCGCGTTCTCCAATTGCGATTTCAGCGAACCACGCCGTCTGACGGGCGGAGCCAACCGGGCTCTGAAGTCCTGGCAGACCAGTGTGTGCGCGCTGCTGCTGGAAAACTGGCAGGGCCTTCTCGGCAGCAATCTGCAGATCGCTCTGGGCAGAATCGATTCGGCCACCGCCACCAGGGCGATCCGCGCCCTGCCGGATCCCGGCTTCGCGGCGCGTCTGACGATTGGCGCCAGCCGGTTCGATTCGCTGTTTGTGTTCTCCGCCAGAATGGTACTGACACTGCTGCACGACATGCTGGGCACGCAGACGGAAGACTGGCCGGAAATTCGTCCGATGACCGCCGTCGAAACTTCCATGGTGGAACTGCTGTTCGGCGAAGTGGCACGGTCGATCGGTCAGGCATGGCCGGAAGTTCAGCCGCTGGAATGCGAACTTCACAGCGTCATCTCCCGGCCGATCCGCTGCCGGCTGTACGGACCCGACGACATTCTGGTCAGAACTCGCATCACCATGACCACGGCCTTCGGTGAAGAAGAAGCGATCTGGCTGATGCCGCAGACCGGTCTGGATTCGATCGGCATTCGCGATTCGACCGGTCTGGCGGGCGAACACGATACTCCGCTGCCCGCGCCGCAGCTTAAGGCACTGGCAAAGCTGATGCCGGCCCAGCTTGTTGTGTCACTGGGGCGAGCCACGCTGACGCTGGCCGAGATGAACAGCCTGAAGGTCGGCGATTATCTGCCGCTGGATCAGGCCGTTTACCAGCCGCTGGAAGCTCGCGTTGACGGCCGGCTGCAGTGGATCGGAAACCCGTGTCGCCTGGGCGGACGACAGGGATTTCAGATCATCGCGGCCAACAACGGTTGA
- a CDS encoding flagellar basal body-associated FliL family protein: MADAEDNDGESAESSPPAKGGVLPYIIVGILCTAGGLAVPLLIPAKATTGDTAEQVKPPYELPSPEDTKFVSFGAVSVNLDEGRLSRYLQVSITLQVAKDQELELTKMLETQKAPLTSWLIAHLSDKTLDEVRGAAGQNRLRREIRDQFNTILYPDGYDRIYDVLFDNYAIQ, encoded by the coding sequence ATGGCAGACGCAGAAGACAACGACGGCGAAAGCGCAGAAAGCAGCCCGCCCGCAAAAGGCGGAGTCCTGCCCTACATCATCGTGGGAATTCTGTGCACGGCCGGAGGACTGGCCGTGCCGCTGCTGATTCCCGCGAAGGCCACCACCGGTGACACGGCCGAACAGGTTAAGCCTCCATACGAACTTCCGTCTCCGGAAGACACCAAGTTTGTGTCGTTCGGAGCCGTCTCGGTGAATCTCGACGAAGGCCGCCTGAGCCGCTATCTGCAGGTCAGCATCACACTGCAGGTGGCCAAGGATCAGGAACTGGAACTGACCAAGATGCTGGAAACTCAAAAAGCGCCGCTGACGAGCTGGCTGATTGCTCATCTGTCGGACAAGACGCTGGACGAAGTCCGCGGTGCCGCCGGTCAGAACCGTCTGCGCCGGGAAATTCGCGACCAGTTCAACACGATTCTTTATCCCGACGGCTACGACCGCATCTACGACGTGCTGTTTGACAACTACGCCATTCAATGA
- the fliN gene encoding flagellar motor switch protein FliN yields the protein MDEAKTAATETAEDPAAQVSSQGEGHTPEVHPAEFPEASRTRSKASLPLERFSDVQVEISVEIGRVTMSIGELLQLGQGSVVELDRDLNEPVSVMAQGVRIASGEVVVIDDRFAVRITEITSSDTTLRREGGVLESAS from the coding sequence ATGGACGAAGCCAAAACAGCCGCAACGGAAACCGCCGAAGATCCCGCCGCGCAGGTCAGCAGTCAGGGAGAAGGTCATACTCCCGAAGTTCATCCGGCGGAATTCCCGGAAGCCAGTCGCACCCGATCGAAGGCGTCGCTGCCGCTGGAACGATTCTCCGACGTTCAGGTGGAGATCTCCGTCGAAATCGGCCGCGTCACGATGTCCATCGGAGAACTGCTGCAGCTTGGACAGGGCTCCGTCGTGGAACTCGACCGCGACCTGAACGAACCTGTCTCCGTGATGGCTCAGGGAGTCCGCATCGCCAGTGGTGAAGTGGTTGTGATCGACGATCGGTTTGCCGTTCGAATCACCGAAATCACGTCGTCGGACACAACCCTGCGGCGGGAAGGCGGTGTGCTGGAGTCTGCGTCATGA